A single Candidatus Rokuibacteriota bacterium DNA region contains:
- a CDS encoding sugar kinase, whose translation MGHDLVGLGEVMLRLAALPPQRLDQAVALDVQIGGSEANVLAAVSRLGLRTAFISALPAEHAWGDRTVRELSGHGVDCAGVLRRPGSRMGLYFLEYGVPPRPVRVLYDRRDSAMSQLVPEEVDWAIVRGARMVHLSGITAALGDNLRAVVRRACREAQSAGVPVSFDVNYRSRLWSAREARDFLSEVLPVVRYLFIGSDDAETVFELSGEPEKVLRGLARLAPAATIALTLGEAGSAVLDAGAVLRPSRLYTVTTVDRVGAGDAYAAGFLWRVLQGRSAQEAVDAATALAALKCTIWGDIALVRPPELEELMASANSEIRR comes from the coding sequence ATGGGCCACGATCTCGTCGGGCTGGGGGAGGTCATGCTCAGGCTGGCCGCCCTGCCGCCGCAGCGCCTCGACCAGGCCGTCGCGCTCGATGTCCAGATCGGCGGCTCCGAGGCCAACGTGCTGGCGGCCGTCTCGCGCCTCGGGTTGCGGACGGCGTTCATCTCGGCCTTGCCCGCCGAGCATGCCTGGGGCGATCGCACCGTGCGCGAGCTATCCGGCCATGGAGTCGACTGCGCGGGCGTCCTGCGACGGCCCGGCAGCCGTATGGGCCTCTACTTCCTCGAGTACGGTGTCCCGCCGCGACCCGTCCGCGTGCTCTACGACCGTCGCGATTCGGCGATGAGCCAGCTCGTGCCGGAGGAGGTGGACTGGGCGATTGTGCGCGGGGCGCGGATGGTGCACCTCTCGGGCATCACCGCCGCGCTCGGTGACAACCTCCGCGCCGTCGTCAGGCGGGCGTGCCGGGAGGCGCAGTCGGCGGGCGTGCCGGTCTCGTTCGATGTCAACTACCGCTCTCGCCTCTGGTCGGCCAGGGAAGCTCGAGATTTTCTGTCGGAGGTGCTCCCGGTTGTCCGCTATCTCTTCATCGGCTCGGACGACGCCGAAACCGTGTTCGAGCTGTCAGGCGAGCCGGAGAAGGTGTTGCGCGGGCTCGCTCGGCTTGCGCCCGCGGCCACCATCGCGCTGACGCTCGGCGAGGCGGGCTCGGCCGTGCTGGACGCCGGCGCCGTCCTGCGGCCCTCCCGGCTCTACACGGTCACCACCGTGGACCGCGTGGGCGCGGGCGATGCGTACGCCGCCGGCTTCCTCTGGCGCGTATTGCAGGGGCGTTCCGCCCAGGAGGCGGTGGACGCGGCGACGGCGCTGGCCGCGCTCAAGTGCACGATCTGGGGGGACATCGCGCTCGTGCGCCCGCCCGAGCTCGAAGAGCTGATGGCCTCCGCCAACTCCGAGATCCGCCGCTAG
- a CDS encoding ATP-dependent DNA helicase, which translates to MAEVQREAERILEDLTEAQRQAVTHEAGPLLIIAGAGTGKTTVITHRIAYLIATRKARPSEVLALTFTDKAAAEMEERVDTLVPYGYADVQISTFHAFGDRLIKENALELGLTPDFRVLTRAEQVIFLRDHLFEFPLKHFRPLGDPTRHVQAMITLFSRLKDEDVGPDEYLAHAEGLLAAVGDDAARMEAEEHVELARTYAQYQTLMARLGQIDFGDQIVEVLRLFRTRPHVLRRCQERYRFILVDEFQDTNYAQFEVVKLLAARHRNVTVVGDDDQAIFRFRGASMSNILDFDRTYPDAKKVVLIENRRSPQAVLDAAYSLIKHNDPDRLEAAQHIDKKLVSTGPDGKPRVGSPPVHLAFDTVSSESDRAVEMIAEEHSAGRPYREMAILVRANNDADPFLRALNLRGIPWTFSGNAGLYGRPEIRLLIAFLRSVAHTDDSVSLHYLASSDIYQVPIVDLTECATYADRKHRTLFHVLRQVPSDLDVSEEGRAVIGRLVADLVRYMELSRETPTGELLYQFLVDSGLMTRYAKAPAEQEQEVQNVSKFFTRVRDAARVLQYDNVREFVNHLDALMDAGDDPPLAEADTDTPAVPVLTVHKAKGLEWPVVFLVNCVQEKFPTRRRGDALEMPLGLIKDTLPTGDFHLQEERRLFYVGMTRAKEALYLTSAQDMGGRKKWKTSQFVLEALDLPKDAARPFKAKAIEELQRNAPPPAHEGAGAAPIPPGQELTVSHNQVDDYKTCPLKYQYIHIKRIPLRQHHSVVYGSSIHKAVEFYLRRRAVGNFTSLEDFLKAFDDAWRNEGFLTREHEEQRKRAGVEALTRFYHEEEASGQKPTDVEREFGFALGPTRVRGRFDRVDDTPEGTIVIDYKSSDITEQKKADQRAKDSLQLKMYALAQKEMTGHLPVRVELRFLESGLAGRHKPTEKDLAEAQEAIEAAAAGIRARRFDPTPGYQTCRYCAYNQICPSTATRE; encoded by the coding sequence ATGGCTGAAGTCCAGCGCGAAGCCGAGAGGATCCTCGAGGACCTGACCGAGGCCCAGCGGCAGGCCGTCACACACGAAGCCGGGCCGCTGCTCATCATCGCGGGAGCCGGCACCGGCAAGACGACGGTCATCACTCACCGCATCGCGTACCTGATCGCCACGCGGAAGGCCCGGCCGTCGGAGGTCCTCGCGCTGACCTTCACCGACAAGGCCGCGGCCGAGATGGAAGAGCGCGTGGACACGCTCGTGCCCTACGGCTACGCGGACGTCCAGATCTCGACCTTCCACGCCTTCGGTGATCGGCTCATCAAGGAAAACGCGCTGGAGCTGGGGCTGACGCCCGACTTCCGCGTGCTCACGCGGGCGGAGCAGGTGATCTTCCTGCGCGATCATCTCTTCGAGTTCCCGCTCAAGCACTTCCGGCCGCTGGGCGATCCGACGCGGCACGTTCAGGCCATGATCACGCTCTTCAGTCGGCTCAAGGACGAGGACGTCGGGCCCGACGAGTACCTGGCCCACGCCGAGGGGCTGCTGGCCGCGGTGGGCGACGATGCCGCGCGCATGGAGGCCGAGGAGCACGTGGAGCTGGCGCGCACCTACGCGCAGTACCAGACGCTCATGGCGCGGCTCGGCCAGATCGACTTCGGCGACCAGATCGTGGAAGTGCTGCGCCTCTTCCGCACCCGGCCGCACGTTCTCAGGCGCTGCCAGGAGCGCTACCGCTTCATCCTGGTCGACGAGTTCCAGGACACCAACTACGCGCAGTTTGAGGTGGTCAAGTTGCTGGCCGCGAGGCACCGCAACGTCACCGTCGTCGGCGACGACGACCAGGCCATCTTCCGCTTCCGCGGCGCCTCGATGAGTAACATCCTCGACTTCGACCGGACGTATCCCGACGCGAAGAAGGTGGTGCTGATCGAGAACCGCCGCTCGCCCCAGGCGGTGCTGGACGCGGCCTACAGCCTGATCAAGCACAATGACCCGGATCGTCTCGAGGCGGCGCAGCACATCGACAAGAAGCTGGTCTCGACAGGGCCCGACGGCAAGCCGCGCGTGGGCAGCCCACCCGTGCATCTGGCTTTCGACACGGTGTCGAGCGAGTCCGACCGCGCCGTCGAGATGATCGCCGAGGAGCATTCGGCGGGGCGCCCCTATCGGGAGATGGCGATCCTCGTGCGGGCGAATAATGATGCAGACCCCTTCCTGCGCGCGCTCAACCTGCGCGGCATTCCGTGGACCTTCTCGGGAAACGCAGGGCTCTACGGCCGGCCCGAGATCCGGCTCCTGATCGCCTTTCTTCGCAGCGTTGCGCATACGGACGACTCGGTCAGCCTGCACTACCTCGCCTCCTCGGACATCTACCAGGTGCCGATCGTGGACCTGACCGAGTGCGCGACGTACGCAGACCGCAAGCACCGGACGCTCTTCCACGTCCTGCGTCAGGTGCCCTCGGACCTCGACGTCAGCGAGGAGGGGCGCGCGGTCATCGGGCGTCTCGTGGCCGACCTCGTGCGCTACATGGAGCTGTCGCGCGAGACGCCCACGGGCGAGCTGCTCTACCAGTTCCTCGTGGACTCGGGGCTGATGACCCGCTACGCCAAGGCCCCCGCCGAGCAGGAGCAGGAGGTCCAGAACGTCAGCAAGTTTTTCACGCGCGTGCGGGACGCCGCCCGCGTGCTCCAGTACGATAACGTGCGCGAGTTCGTCAATCACCTCGACGCCTTGATGGACGCGGGCGACGACCCGCCGTTGGCCGAGGCTGACACGGACACACCCGCCGTGCCCGTCCTGACGGTCCACAAGGCCAAGGGCCTCGAATGGCCCGTGGTCTTCCTGGTGAACTGTGTCCAGGAGAAGTTCCCGACGCGGCGGCGCGGCGACGCGCTCGAGATGCCGCTCGGGCTGATCAAGGACACGCTGCCGACCGGCGACTTCCACCTGCAGGAGGAGCGGCGGCTCTTCTACGTCGGGATGACGCGCGCCAAGGAGGCGCTCTACCTCACGAGTGCACAGGACATGGGCGGCCGGAAGAAGTGGAAGACGAGCCAGTTCGTGCTGGAGGCGCTCGACCTGCCCAAGGACGCCGCACGGCCGTTCAAGGCCAAGGCGATCGAGGAGCTCCAGCGCAACGCCCCGCCGCCGGCCCACGAGGGGGCGGGAGCGGCGCCGATTCCGCCCGGGCAGGAGCTGACGGTCAGCCACAACCAGGTGGACGACTACAAGACGTGCCCGCTCAAGTACCAGTACATTCACATCAAGCGCATCCCGCTGCGCCAGCACCACAGCGTCGTCTATGGCAGCTCGATTCACAAGGCCGTCGAGTTCTACCTGCGGCGCCGGGCCGTGGGGAATTTCACCTCGCTCGAGGATTTCTTGAAGGCCTTCGACGACGCGTGGCGGAACGAGGGGTTCCTCACGCGCGAGCACGAGGAGCAGCGCAAGCGCGCGGGTGTCGAGGCGCTGACGCGCTTCTACCACGAGGAGGAAGCGTCAGGGCAGAAGCCCACGGACGTCGAGCGCGAGTTTGGCTTCGCGCTGGGGCCGACGCGCGTCCGGGGGCGCTTCGACCGCGTGGACGACACGCCCGAGGGTACGATCGTCATCGACTACAAGTCGAGCGACATCACCGAGCAGAAGAAGGCCGACCAGCGCGCCAAGGACAGCCTCCAGCTCAAGATGTACGCGCTCGCGCAGAAGGAGATGACGGGCCACCTGCCGGTGCGCGTCGAGCTCCGCTTCCTCGAGTCGGGCCTGGCCGGCCGGCACAAGCCGACGGAGAAAGACCTCGCCGAGGCCCAAGAGGCCATCGAGGCGGCCGCCGCCGGCATCCGCGCCCGCCGCTTCGATCCGACGCCGGGCTACCAGACCTGCCGCTACTGCGCCTACAACCAGATCTGTCCCAGCACCGCCACCCGCGAATAG
- a CDS encoding ribbon-helix-helix protein, CopG family, producing MPTSVRLDAKTESLVARLARRKGQTKSKVIRDAIHAFAKTETAVREFESAYEALKPWIGCVRGGPPDLSSRTGEKFARMLRERKRP from the coding sequence ATGCCTACCAGCGTTCGGCTCGACGCCAAGACGGAGAGCCTGGTCGCCCGCCTCGCGCGGCGCAAGGGCCAGACCAAGTCCAAGGTCATTCGCGACGCAATCCATGCCTTCGCGAAGACGGAGACGGCGGTGCGGGAATTCGAGAGCGCGTACGAAGCCCTCAAGCCCTGGATCGGGTGCGTGCGGGGCGGGCCGCCGGATCTCTCGTCTCGCACAGGTGAAAAGTTCGCCAGGATGCTCCGTGAGCGGAAGCGTCCGTGA
- a CDS encoding PIN domain-containing protein, protein MTLLDAGPLVALVHASDQEHDRCRTALGSIRRPLCTVWPVITEALYLLDFSWEAQDAVWDMLEEGGVTLIALDAADVPRMRALMRKYRDLPMDVADAALVTVAEREGITRVFTLDRRDFEVYRPAKIGRFSLVP, encoded by the coding sequence GTGACCCTGCTGGACGCCGGGCCGCTCGTTGCGCTCGTGCACGCGAGTGACCAGGAGCACGACCGATGCCGCACGGCCCTAGGTTCGATCCGCCGGCCTCTTTGCACGGTCTGGCCCGTCATCACCGAGGCCCTCTACCTCCTTGACTTCTCGTGGGAGGCCCAGGATGCCGTCTGGGACATGCTCGAGGAGGGAGGGGTTACCCTCATTGCGCTCGATGCCGCAGACGTCCCGCGTATGCGCGCGCTGATGCGCAAGTACCGCGACCTGCCGATGGACGTGGCGGACGCGGCGCTGGTGACGGTCGCCGAGCGCGAGGGCATCACCCGCGTCTTCACGCTGGACCGGAGGGATTTCGAGGTGTACCGTCCCGCCAAGATCGGCCGCTTCTCTCTGGTTCCCTGA
- the pcaD gene encoding 3-oxoadipate enol-lactonase, producing MKIKANGIEINYEKEGSGPVVAMSHSLGCNLHMWDEQAEALASRYTVLRFDTRGHGQTSAPDGAYSLDQMADDLKSLLDGLGVKETHFVGLSMGGMIGQTFALKHPAMVKSLVLCDTTSRYPAAAAPIWEDRIKTVGAKGMEPLVAGTLERWFTAPFRARRPEVMERIGGMIRSTPPAGYIGCCHAIPKINLTDRLKELHCPALVIVGEEDPGTPVEMARDIHAALPGAQLAILRSASHLSNVEQPEEFTRVLVGFLDKASGRSAL from the coding sequence ATGAAGATCAAGGCCAACGGCATCGAGATCAACTACGAGAAGGAAGGCAGCGGCCCGGTGGTGGCGATGAGCCATTCCCTCGGCTGCAACCTGCACATGTGGGACGAGCAGGCCGAGGCGCTCGCCTCTCGCTACACCGTGCTGCGCTTCGACACGCGCGGCCACGGCCAGACGAGCGCGCCCGACGGCGCCTACTCGCTCGACCAGATGGCCGACGACCTGAAGAGCCTCCTCGACGGCCTCGGCGTCAAGGAGACGCACTTCGTGGGGCTCTCCATGGGCGGCATGATCGGGCAGACCTTTGCGCTGAAGCACCCGGCGATGGTCAAGAGCCTCGTGCTGTGCGATACGACGAGCCGGTATCCGGCGGCGGCGGCGCCCATCTGGGAGGACCGGATCAAGACCGTCGGCGCCAAGGGCATGGAGCCGCTCGTGGCGGGCACGCTCGAGCGCTGGTTCACGGCGCCTTTTCGCGCGCGCCGGCCCGAAGTCATGGAGCGGATCGGCGGCATGATTCGCAGCACGCCGCCCGCGGGCTACATCGGCTGCTGCCACGCCATTCCCAAAATCAACCTGACCGACCGGCTGAAGGAGCTTCACTGCCCGGCGCTGGTCATCGTCGGCGAAGAGGACCCCGGCACACCGGTCGAGATGGCGCGGGATATCCACGCCGCGCTGCCGGGGGCGCAGCTGGCCATCCTCCGCTCGGCCTCGCATCTCTCCAACGTCGAGCAGCCGGAGGAGTTCACGCGGGTGCTGGTGGGCTTCCTGGACAAGGCCTCGGGCCGCAGCGCGCTCTAG
- a CDS encoding pyridoxamine 5'-phosphate oxidase family protein: MSRHAGPGPGGGPAAPTTEPSYAERARTLVHLARAGALSTLSRRHPGHPFGSVMPYAPDPQGAPLLLISGMAMHTQNLEADARASLLVTEPGGKEDPLAAGRVTVMGRATRVADGGRPAARATYLDRHPEARQWVDFEDFAFWRLEVSDVYFVGGFGAMGWVTAADYVGTHP; the protein is encoded by the coding sequence GTGAGCCGCCACGCTGGCCCTGGACCGGGAGGCGGCCCGGCGGCGCCTACAACCGAGCCGAGCTATGCGGAGCGCGCGCGGACCCTCGTTCACCTCGCGCGCGCAGGTGCGCTCTCGACGCTCTCCCGGCGGCACCCGGGGCATCCGTTCGGCTCGGTCATGCCGTACGCGCCGGACCCCCAGGGCGCGCCGCTGCTTCTCATCAGCGGCATGGCCATGCACACGCAGAACCTCGAAGCCGACGCGCGCGCGAGCCTGCTGGTGACCGAGCCCGGTGGGAAGGAGGACCCGCTCGCCGCCGGACGCGTGACGGTGATGGGCCGCGCCACGCGTGTGGCCGACGGAGGACGGCCGGCAGCGCGCGCGACGTACCTCGACCGGCATCCGGAGGCCCGGCAGTGGGTGGACTTCGAGGACTTCGCCTTCTGGCGGCTCGAGGTCAGCGACGTGTACTTCGTCGGCGGCTTCGGAGCCATGGGGTGGGTGACGGCGGCCGACTACGTCGGCACCCACCCCTAG
- a CDS encoding Uma2 family endonuclease: MSVDVVRRRFTVDEYLHMAEAGILTKRDRVELLDGEIVEMTPSGIRHGAAVSALIRLFVTGLGERAVVWPQLTIRLSPRSAPEPDVAIARRRSYRSAYPTAEDVLLLIEVADTSLRRDRDLKLPLYAEAGIREYWIVDVSRDEVKAYTNPSGSGYASVQTFRRGESVSPSVFPDLRIAVDEIFA, encoded by the coding sequence ATGAGCGTCGACGTGGTGCGGCGGCGGTTCACCGTGGACGAGTATCTGCACATGGCCGAGGCCGGGATCCTCACGAAACGGGACCGGGTCGAGCTGCTTGACGGTGAGATCGTCGAGATGACACCCTCCGGAATCCGGCACGGGGCCGCCGTGTCGGCCTTGATTCGATTGTTCGTGACCGGTCTGGGTGAGCGCGCAGTTGTTTGGCCGCAGCTCACCATCCGGCTGTCGCCTCGGTCCGCCCCGGAGCCGGACGTCGCCATAGCGCGTCGTCGCTCGTACCGTTCGGCGTACCCGACGGCGGAGGACGTGCTGCTCCTCATCGAAGTCGCCGACACCTCACTGAGACGCGACCGTGATCTCAAGCTTCCTCTGTACGCTGAAGCCGGGATTCGCGAGTACTGGATCGTGGACGTGTCCCGCGATGAGGTCAAGGCATATACGAACCCTTCCGGCTCCGGCTACGCGTCTGTCCAAACGTTCCGGCGAGGCGAGTCGGTCTC